Proteins from a single region of Bdellovibrio svalbardensis:
- the secD gene encoding protein translocase subunit SecD: MDGLRWRTIGAAAGIVLALVWVMPNIVSFSENSWWPSKQKLNYGLDIQGGLHLVMGVDVDGVVKESTTRMVASIKADLAKDQVEGADVKTDKPEAGEVIITVANAEAKKKAEKVLSEKYPTTLQVVGSTDNSVTARYFDAYLTEYKNRVIQQAIETIRNRIDEFGVAEPSISQQGSNRILVQLPGMADAEKAKQLINTTAKLDFMIVSTEKTQQELQALIADAEKAGNYKMAGMKYSDYVNKLNADLKGKLPEKTVLYFEKAPNAASMEAGAIPFLLRTDTDLTGGALDDAFVGYDQYGGPQVSLHFNTAGATKFADLTGNNVGKQMAIVLDKIVKSAPSVRDRIAGGQAVITLGGGRDRNGMMDEAKMISTALRAGALPATLEQLEERRVGPTLGADSIAKAKMGAYIGAALIILFMLIYYKGMGAIANVSLIINITGVFALLTSFGATLTLPGIAAIALTVGFAVDANVLINERIKEELAMGHSLKVAIKEGYHRAMSAIIDGNVTTAATAVVLLYFGTGPVRGFAVNLLIGIATTLFANVFVSKVIVDQLMVKFNVKKLSI; the protein is encoded by the coding sequence CGCGGCCGCAGGTATTGTGTTGGCCCTTGTATGGGTTATGCCAAATATCGTGAGTTTTTCAGAAAATTCATGGTGGCCTTCTAAGCAAAAACTGAACTACGGACTAGATATCCAAGGTGGCTTGCACCTGGTTATGGGCGTTGACGTAGACGGCGTTGTTAAAGAAAGCACAACACGCATGGTGGCTTCTATCAAAGCTGACCTGGCAAAAGATCAAGTTGAAGGCGCTGATGTAAAAACAGACAAGCCTGAAGCTGGTGAAGTGATCATCACTGTTGCTAATGCGGAAGCGAAAAAGAAAGCAGAAAAAGTTTTGTCAGAGAAATACCCAACGACTCTTCAAGTTGTAGGTTCTACTGATAATTCAGTAACGGCTCGTTACTTCGACGCTTATTTGACTGAATACAAAAATCGCGTCATTCAGCAAGCGATCGAAACAATCCGTAACCGTATCGATGAGTTCGGTGTTGCGGAACCTTCTATCTCTCAGCAGGGTTCAAACCGTATCCTTGTTCAATTGCCGGGTATGGCTGACGCTGAAAAAGCGAAACAGTTGATCAATACCACTGCAAAATTGGACTTTATGATCGTTTCAACTGAAAAAACTCAACAAGAGTTGCAAGCTTTGATCGCTGATGCGGAAAAAGCAGGTAACTACAAAATGGCCGGAATGAAATATTCTGACTATGTAAATAAGTTGAATGCTGACCTTAAAGGAAAGCTTCCGGAAAAAACTGTTTTGTATTTTGAGAAAGCTCCGAACGCAGCTTCTATGGAGGCGGGCGCAATTCCTTTCTTGCTAAGAACTGATACAGATTTGACGGGTGGAGCTTTGGATGACGCCTTTGTTGGTTACGACCAATACGGTGGTCCTCAGGTTTCTTTGCACTTCAATACTGCAGGCGCTACCAAATTTGCGGATCTTACGGGTAACAACGTAGGTAAGCAGATGGCGATCGTTCTGGATAAAATCGTAAAATCAGCTCCAAGCGTGCGTGATCGTATTGCTGGTGGACAAGCCGTGATCACATTGGGTGGCGGTCGTGACCGTAACGGCATGATGGATGAGGCTAAAATGATTTCAACGGCTCTTCGTGCGGGTGCATTGCCTGCAACATTGGAGCAGTTGGAAGAAAGACGTGTGGGACCAACTTTGGGTGCTGACTCTATCGCGAAAGCGAAAATGGGTGCCTATATTGGTGCGGCGTTGATCATCCTTTTCATGTTGATCTACTACAAAGGTATGGGCGCTATCGCGAACGTTTCATTGATCATCAATATCACGGGTGTTTTTGCTTTGTTGACTTCATTTGGTGCAACTTTGACCTTGCCTGGTATCGCGGCGATCGCTTTGACGGTTGGTTTTGCGGTCGATGCGAACGTTCTGATCAATGAACGTATCAAGGAAGAGCTGGCAATGGGACATAGCTTGAAAGTGGCAATCAAAGAAGGATACCACAGAGCGATGTCAGCGATTATCGATGGTAACGTAACGACAGCGGCAACAGCTGTGGTTCTTTTGTACTTCGGTACGGGCCCAGTGCGTGGTTTCGCGGTGAACTTGTTGATCGGTATCGCAACAACATTGTTTGCGAACGTGTTCGTATCAAAAGTTATCGTAGACCAATTGATGGTTAAATTTAACGTTAAGAAGTTGTCTATTTAA